In the Corynebacterium anserum genome, TACCGAAATCGACTAGCTGACATATGCCCGATCCAACGACCTACCAGCGCATAATCCAAAGAGTTGATACCGCGAATACGCCGCAACACCTCCGCCGTCAAGTCCATCACTGCCGTTGCTCCAACTCCCACGACAATCCCCTGCACAAACCGACTCACTGAAGGCTTCACGCTGCACCTCTCTCGATCTACAACGAACCGCCATTAGACTCGCACTCGTATCGAAACAGCAAGAAAAATTGCCACACTAGCAAAGCGATCAGCACTTCCGGATGAAATGCCCCGGGTTTTTGTTGCTAGGCATGTGCCTTGTTTTCCATTACTTCGTGGGCTGGGTTATGCTCCCACAACTTGATCTCCCCTCGATCGGCGTACGGTAGCTGAGACTCTGTTGAAGCCGTCACTCGTTCCACCGCGTAACCCACACGAAGGTTGCGATTTCCACGTCGACACCATCGTTGCATGGGCGGATATGGATGAGCGCGTTTGTAGCAACCGTTGACGTTGTCAGCCAGCGCATTGTCATTAAACTCACCAACAGTGCCGGTCGACGCAATAAATTGCATACTCAGCAAGGCATCGGTTATAGAGGTAATAAGATCCATGGTTGCATGAACCAAAGCCGTTGTGTCCTTCGCATACGCTATCGCCTGGTTAAGCACCTGCGAGGGCAAGACTAGAAGCAAGACTTCAGTTCGCATCGAGTCCAGATAACGCCACCCTCACGATTCGTCTTAACGTCGAACAAATGAACTCGATCGAGAAACTCTCACGATCCCCATCGATGACCCGGAGCATGTGGTCGTGGGCCTGGCTTCGGCGCCACTGCCTGACACGCAGCCTGCATCGGCATATTCTCCGCCACAATGCGGTTCGCAACGAGGCGGAGAATACGATCGCTGGCATCTTGGTCTAACTTCTTCGGTATGTTCCAGGTTTCCCATCTACTCAAACAGAACAAAACCGAAGGCCCTTCAATGTTCCTGGGGTAAACTGCGCGCTGAAAACACATATCAAAAATCCAACATTCATCACAGACCCTAAAAACACCCCCGGTGATAAAACGACTCCCCTGTTACTATTCACTGACGATGAGGTTGTGGCCATCACACAAAACGACCAACACACCCCAGGGGGATACCCCCAAACCCCCACTAGGCAGCCACGGAAGGCAAAGGCGCTAAGGCTCTGCCTAAGTCTGGGATTTTTAGCAGGGGGTTTATTTTTTGGGAAGTTTTTAGGGGAGTTACCGCATCTAACTCCCCTAATTTCCAGCGTTTTCGCTGGTCATAGTGCCCCCAGTGGGACTCGAACCCACACTGTGCGGATTTTAAGTCCGCTGCCTCTGCCAATTGGGCTATAGGGGCGCACTCACAGGTTAGCCAAGCGGAGCCTCGTCACCAAACTCGATGCAGCTTGCGAAGTTCAAACAACGACTCACGTACCGTGAACTCAGATCTATCGGGGCCACATCTCATCTCGGAGGGTTCGGGCACTGATTCAGTGCTCGATATCACCGAGAATAATAACACCAGCTCAGAGCCGCGGTGTACCAACGTCAACCACGCGGCTGACTGACCTTTAACGGTTGCGCTTAACTACCTCAGCGAGGATACCGTCAAGAATATCTTTCTCGCTAATGGTGATTGTCATCAACCCCTGGTTAAGGAACAAAGTGGTGATCGCATCTACTACGACGGCACCTCCGCCAATGACATCCGCGCGCCCAGGATGCATGGGTCCCAATTGCATACGCTGGTCAGTTGTGCGGTTCAGTAGGTCACGTGCTGTCGCTCGGAAGTCCTCCAACTTATGCGTGCTCATGTGATTACGCTCTGGATCGTATTCAGTCAATCCCAAAGTGAGCGAACTCATTGTGGTCATGGTGCCCGCTACCCCAACAACCCGTTCCACTGTGGCTAGTTCCACAGTCTGCTGCACATCTTTTAGTAACTGCTGCACGTAATCCTGAGCAGCGGCTATCTCCTGTTTTGTCGGTGGCTGGGTGTGTAGATAGCGTTCGGTGAGCCGCACACACCCCATGTTGGCGGAATAGGCTTGATCTACCGCGCCGTCAGCGGTGCGCACCACGAATTCCGTCGAACCGCCACCGAGATCAATGACGCACACGCGCTCCTGCGGATCCAGCTCTCCCAGATCCATCACAGCACCGTTAAAGCTTAACTCCGCCTCTCGCTCACCAGAGATCACCTCGGCACATAGACCGTCTTTGACACGGGAGAGGTGCCTCGCGGTCAAAGAAAAGAATTCCTCCCGGTTTTCTGCATCTCGCGTCGCTGATGTGGCTCCCATCATCACGTCTTCCACCCCATATCCCACCATTCGGTCAGCGTAAGTGGCTAGCGCTGCATCCACGCGCTCCAGAGCTTCGTCTGCAAATCGTCCGGTCGCATCCACGCCTTGCCCTAACCGAACGATGATGTTATCTCGGTTTAGTTCGCGGAGTGACCCATCCGGTAGCACTTCGGAAATCACCAAACGAATCGAATTTGTACCACAGTCGATTCCAGCGAAACGCCGGTTGCCCTGTTTATCCGTCACAGTGAAATCCCCCACCTCCACCGCATCTGAATACGCCTTCTTCTCGATGCTCACGGTTTAAAGCTCCTCAGTACTCGCCGTAGACATGGACGTACCTAGTGACTGTGCGCTCGGCCAGTCCGCGGGCAAGGCGGTTCCCACCAATTTTGGGTTGTGCTCGCCCGCCAATGCCACAGCTTCAGTGCCTAAACGTACGCGTTCTGGCCCTTCGGCAAGCGCATAAGCGATCAGTACGTGAAGACACTTCACCCGATCCGGCATACCTCCACCGGAAAAATCGGTACCAAGGTCCTCCATCGCGTTGCGCTCAGCCAAGTAATGCTCATGCGCTGCTTGGTAGTCTGCTGCTAGTTCCTCATCTTCTGCCAGACGTGCTTGCATGGTTTTCATCACGCCTGCGACTTCCAACCTTGATGCTTCTGCGGTCAGTCGAGGATCCGTCAGGTAGTACAAAGTGGGGAATGGTGTTCCATCGTCCAGGCGCGGCTTTGTTTTTACTACCGCTGGCTGGCCATCGGGAGTGCGGTAAGAAACCTCCACAGCTCCTCGCGGTCGGCGCCCCAACTGAGTCTCCATGATGTCCAGATCAGCCTCGGATACGGCCACAATCTGCTCCTTGCATCGGCTATGTATTCTCCGCTGATTGTAACCGGTCTTCTCAGCTGCCTCGCTCCACGCCTCTACAGATCACGTCCCTTGGAGCCAACATCTCTGTGATTGTTTAGCCAACGTCCCTGCCTTTTATTCCAACGACGCCACCGGCTCCCAGTACCACTGCACCCAACAGCATTATCGCTTGTGCCCACAACTCGGTGGGATTATCCAGTTGCGAATACGTATGGTTAAAAACCGAAAGGTTGGTTACAGCCGAACTAAGTTTCAGCATCGGCCCCACGATACTGAGCAGGGCAGCAGCAACGATGAGTAACCAACCGATAGCAGAAGCGCGTGGAAACCACCCCACGATGAACAGGGCGAATGCACTACATAACACTGCAGGAGCTACTGCCGTAGCCGTTCCCCAAGCGAGAGCTTCAACAGAATCACTGACATTTTCAGCTTGCAGCCGTAGTCCCATTCCTCCAAGAAGAAAGGAGCAAACGCTGGCAGTCACCACTGTAAGTATTACGCTAGCAGCCACGGTCACAGCGGGCGTACTGCGGTTTATACCCGTAGAACGCACGATATCTACAGTACGGTTCTTCTCAGCAGCACGGTAACGCATCACGATGCTCACGCCAGCCACTGCAATCAGAATGCTGAGAAAGCGGATTGCGAAACGTACATAAGTGATCTCCAGTTCACCTTGAGAAAGGAACTGACGGAATACCTCCGCTGTGTTCTCATCACTGGAGAGGAGTTCTCTCATAGAACCGATAAGAAGCATGAAGAATGCAGAACACCCCCCTGTCACCAGCACCCACGTAAGGATGATCGGTCGGTCAAGTACAAACCGCAGCCGGTATGGTCCACCCATGGCGCGTGATGTGTAGGTCTTTTTCGTAGCGGGGCCTCGTATTCCTTGATCCCACTCACGAGAGATATTTAAGTGCACTATGAGCGTGGAAAAAATTATGTTGAGAAAAAGGATAATGACAGCACACACCCACGAATCATCAGTAAACGGCGATATTACTTGACGCCAACCAAGCGGAGTAAACCAACTCAGAATGATCCACGATTTGCTATCAGCTATAGATCGAAGGATAAAAGCGAACGCAACGGTTATCAAAGAGATTCGAGTAAGCGCTGTGGATTCACGTGCCCAGAGGATCACAAATAAGCCACAAAGAGCCGAACCGAATGCACTCAAGGCAACCATCACACCATAGAGAGTGCAGCCATTGATCGGCAGGCCATCATACATCACACCAAACGCTAAAAGGATCGCGCTTAAACCTAGGCCAATGATGAGCGCAACAAAACCTAGAGTGTTGATTTGTGACCACGCTACAACTCTTTTGCTTACTCCGGCTGAGCGAAGAATTTCATCGACACCTTGGTGCTCAGGACTGCGCACGAGCTTCGAGGCGAAAAGAGAGAGCATGATGGCAGGCAGCAGTGTCATCCAGAGGCCACTTTCCCACGCCAAAATCTGGCCTAAGCTTCCTGGCATCTCGATAGTGCCGTACATGGCCACCAGCCCAGCGTTGCTCTCAGTACTCTTGACCAATGCCATTCGGGACTCTGCAGATGGGTAGTAATTGTGATATGCCACCACAAAGATTGTCATCAAGGCCCAAATGCACGTTCCCCAAATAGTGAGGAATCGACGATGCAAGCGTAAATGGAACGTTGTCAGACATCCAATTTCAGATAGTCCATGTCTTCTCGCTACCACTGTCATTGCTCGACCTCGCCAGACTTTTCACGGTCACGAGTGCTCTCTCGATAAGGCTCACCAAGCTCATAGTGATGCAAGAAGATTTGTTCCAAACTAGCCGGATTACAAGTGATGTCCTGCGCACCATCATCCAACAGGCGCCGGAGTCTTTCTGCGGACTGATCCCGCGGAACAGTAATAGTAACTCGTTCTGTGCTCGATTCCCCCGATGACGGTGACGGTTTTACAGCGGTAATTACCACGTCCGATAAATGCCGCAGATCCGCTACTGACCCCGTATCCACCGCATAACCCTCTTTGATCACAGTAATGTGGTCACATAGCTTCTCCACCTCACTCATAATATGACTTGATAGCAGGATGCTCGCACCACGATCCCGTTCCTGACAACACCACTGGGTAAATACGTTCTCCATCAAAGGATCCAACCCAGCGGTGGGTTCGTCGAAAATATAAAGCTCAGCGTTGAAGGAAAAAGCAGCTACAAGCAACACTTTTCGACGATTACCCGTGGAATACTCCCGCACCTTTCGGGATGTGTCCAAGCAAAAATCACTAATGAGTTGACGCTCTTTGCCCCGATCCACGGAAACTCCACGCAGTTTTTCCAAAGCGCGAAGAGTCTCCTCACCCGTAAGGTTTGGCCACAAAGCAACCTCCCCAGGGACATAGCCTACTCGGCGTAACACCTCTGGATGGTTATGCGGCGAGTACCCCAGCAGTTTCACCACCGTACCAGCGGCCTTTTCTGGGCTGAGGAGCCCCAAAAGAGTGCGAATGGTGGTCGACTTGCCTGCACCATTAGGTCCGAGAAATCCGTGAATACTGCCTCTGTACACGCTAAGATCCAAGCCCCTCAGCGCTTTCGAATTTCCAAAAGACTTATAGAGACCACGCACCTCAACCACAAGTTCGGACGATGTGGGGTTCTGAGTTACCGTCGAGGAGATCTGCGGAGAAGAAGCTGTCATACGTCCACCCTATACGTCCAAATAGACGACAGAGCGGGTTTTCTCTTGCTCAGCGGATCAGTCCCACACAGAACAAGCTCTTCCCCAATCCCTAGCTCTACCCCTTTCAGCCTCAACGCCAATAGAACGGCACTTCTGTGATCCTTATCTCATGTAAGAATCTCCTCCGAGGCCATTGTGCGCTGTAAGCCAGCTTCACTGGCTCTATTGGTTATGTCCGGAATTGTCTTCCGGCACGGTAGGCAGCTGGTTGTCTATGACGTGGTTGCCCGTTGGCTTCTCCTCTGGCGGAGGTGTAGCTATGGCGTCCCATAGCTGTTCATACCACTCACCGCGTTGGCCGCCCTGTTCCTCCTCGACGCCAGGAGTACTCCCCGCAGGATTTGCCTGGATTTTCGGGCTGAGGATGCGGTAGACGGATTCCCCGGGCTCGATCAATCCCAGACGGGTTCGAGCCTGTTCACGGATGTAATCGTTGTTGTTATAGCGGTTCAGTTCCTCAGTCAGCTGATCACGTTGTTGAGTCTTGTGATCAATCTGCGCGTTGAGCTCTGCCAGCTCCGCCCGTTGACTGAAGTAATTGCGCAGTGGCGGGGCAATAGAAACCGCGAGGAATATAACGAGGAAAGCAGCGACGGTGAGCACCGCAGGATTAACCTTCTGCGGAAGCTGCTTAAATGACCGAGCAATACGGGCAGGCACTGCTTGAGCCCGCTCACGCAAATGCTCCTGACGCTCCACACTACGAGCGCGCGGAAGTCTTTGACGCAAATCACTCGGTTCCACGCCCTCAGGTTCTTTATTAACCTTTGTGGTCCGTGAACGCTGCGCCTTCGCAATTTCCGCGGCATCGCGATCACGAGCGACAATAACGCGTTCGGCCTCACGTTGCGCTTCAATTTTTTCGGTAGCCATGCGACGGGAGGCGTGGCGTCGTTCTTGAGCAGCCAAACGTTCCTCACGAGAGGTTCGCGAGGCCGCCCGAGACGAACCGCGTGCACCCGAACGCGGAGTGGAACGTCCCTGTTTACGTCCATCTTTCACGCGCGCAGAATCACGATGGGAGCCACGGAAACCCCCAGCACTGCGGTCGCGCTTGTCTGTCATATGTTTAGACCTTACAACGTTCGCACAAATTAAACCCTCACGGCGCGCCTACAAGTTGCGTGGAGAGCCAAACCTGCACGTTATCTGAAGGAAGAAACTTGCACGTTGCGTGGAGGGTGCAGCTCGCACCTTGCATGGAGAATGAAACCTGCACGTTGCGTGGCGAAGTAAAAACGGCGAAGTGAAAACACAAGCTGGCCGAACGGACTGCAAAAACAAAGCCCCGCCCAGCGATCAACGCTGTGCGGGACTTCAGACCATGGAGCCGATGTGGAAGGACAGACGGTCATCTGCCATCCCACTAGCGACCTGCTAGATCTCAATGCGAGTCATGACAACTAGCTCTGAATGATACTTTGAAAACTCGTCGTGAAGACTAGCCCTGGAAACGTGGGAAGGCAGAACGACCAGCGTACTCGGCGGCATCGCCCAGGATCTGCTCAATGCGCAGCAATTGGTTGTACTTCGCAACGCGCTCAGAACGCGCAGGGGCGCCGGTCTTGATCTGGCCACAATTCAGAGCAACAGCCAGATCGGCAATGGTGACATCCTCAGTCTCACCAGAGCGGTGAGACATCATGGTGCGATAACCGTTGCGGTGAGCGAGCTCGACGGCATCGAAGGTCTCAGTCAGAGTACCGATCTGGTTCACCTTCACGAGCAAAGCATTTGCAGCCTTCTTTTCAATGCCTTCCTGTAGACGAGCGGGGTTGGTTACGAAGAAGTCGTCACCAACAAGCTGGACCTTATCTCCGATAGCCGCAGTGAGCTTGGTGTAACCCTCCCAATCATCCTCCTGTAGGGGATCCTCGATGGAAACAATTGGGTAAGCCGCGATGAGTTCCTCGTAGACCTTAGCCATTTCCTCAGCGGTATGTTCACCACCCTCGAAGTGGTACTTACCGTCCTTGTAGAACTCGGAGGAAGCAACGTCCAGAGCCAGCGCCACATCGGCACCGACCTTGTATCCAGCAGCTTCAATGGCATCAACAATCAAATCCAGTGCAGCCTTGGTGGACTCTACGGACGGTGCAAAACCGCCCTCATCGCCCAATCCTGTAGACAGGCCCTTGTTCTTGATGACCTTCTTCAGGGAGTGGTACACCTCAGTGCCCATGCGAAGAGCCTCGGAGAAAGACTCGGCACCGATTGGAGCGATCATAAACTCTTGAACATCCACACCGGAATCAGCGTGCGCACCGCCGTTAAGAATGTTCATCATCGGCACAGGCAACACGTGGCCATTCGGACCACCCACATAACGGAAGAGTGGAAGACCAGCAGACTCAGCGGCGGCATGAGCCACAGCCATAGACACGCCCAAAATGGCGTTAGCACCCAAGCGAGACTTGTTCTCAGTACCGTCCAGCTTGATCATTGCCTGATCAATAGCTCGCTGGTCATCAGCTTCATATCCAGCGAGCTCTTCATCAATTTCGTTGATGACATTGTCTACAGCCTTCGACACGCCCTTACCCAAGTAGCGGTCGTCGCCATCACGCAACTCGTGGGCCTCGTGGACACCGGTAGATGCGCCGGATGGAACTGCAGCACGGCCGATCGAACCGTCATCCAGACCCACCTCCACTTCCACAGTTGGGTTGCCACGGGAATCCAGGATTTCGCGGGCGATGATCTGCATGATTTCGGCCATGTGTGAAGCCTCCTCGGGCTCGTTACGTTCCGGTTACAGCGCATGACGGATGCGGAGCATCAAACCCACAGCACCACGGCCATGCGATACACCCCTATTCTTCCACTAATGGCGATGGTTTTCTCCCGTGTTTGCCCCCGTTGCGGGGTTACACATGAACGTTAGAAACGGCTCGGAGTCTGATTCAACGCGTAATTGGCCGCGGCATCACGCACTTTGATGACGTATTCGTCGCTGAGGTTGTATGCGTGAATAGCCTTCGTCCACCCCTCTGGGGTAGCTAAATTTCTGTGGAAATCGCAGAGCAAGCGTACAGCTGCTGCGGCGGCGTCGTCGATGTTTTGAGGAGATGACTTACCGTCACCGTTAGCATCCACACCGTACGTCTCCCACGCCTGGGGAATGAACTGCATGGGCCCCATCGCCCGATCAAACTCTTTGTCACCGTCAAGTTTGCCGTGATCAGAATCCTCCACGCGCGCAAACTCCCCGCCATTAAGCTGCGGACCGAAAATCGGCGGCTCCGCAAACCCCTCATCATTCAACTTGGACACCCCATAATGCTGGCCGTCATACGTGCCATGAAGGGTCTCCACGTAACCGAGCCCCGCGAGAGTATTCCACGTGATGCCACATTCCGGGCGAGTCTGCCGCGCAATCACCTCAGCGTTGCCATAAGCCATTAACGCCTGCACAGGGATGCCCGTTTTTTCTGCCAAAGGCTCAGCCCACTGGCGTAGCTGAAGAGCGCTGCGGCCCGAACCGTGAATATTGATATTCGGAGCAGGCTGTGCCGCAGCCGGTGGAACATCACTAGGTACGGGCATTCGCTCGGAGCTCGAGTGCCCCTTGCTCGTCATCGCCGCAACCAGAAAACCAACCAATGCGATGACGGCAAGCAGTGCGACAACGACCAACATGAAACCACAACCTCCACGCATCCTCCGGCTTCGGTTGTGCGGCGAACGATGCCCTCGCATCTGACGTGTCGCGGTAGCACCCCTACTCCACTGCGGATAGGAAGTGCGCTGACGCTTCGGGGCGGGAAGACTACCGACGCTACGCTTGGCACTATTTGCCATTACGGCATCACCCCAGTGCCAGGCATAGCTGCACCATCATTGTCTTCCAGCCCGGCATCAGCGTTACTATTCCGCCTCACGCTCGTTTCAGCGTGGCTAGCCGCCTTCCCCTGCGTTTCAGTGTGGCTAACCGCCTTCCCCTGCGTTTCAGCGTGGCTAGCCGCCTTCCCCTGCGTTTCAGCGTGGTCAGTCGCCTCTTCACACAAAACTGCACTGAGAGATTGGATAGGAAGCTGCACCCGCGCTCCGCTCGCGGAGGGCTGGCATCCCCCTACAATCTCCAACTCCGCCAATTCCGGGTAGGGACGTTCACGCATACGCAACGTTACCCCCGGCAATACTCCACGATCGCGCAAATAGCGCAATAACTCCGGGTCACGATCACTTATGCGGTCGACTAGGTATAAGGCACCACAGGTGGCGTCGGATAGAGAAAGAACCTCCGGGACATTTACCGCGCCGGTAATAGAGGGGATAGGGTCACCGTGCGGGTCACGCTGCGGGTGCCCCATCCGGGCGCTAATACGCTCCAGAAAACGATCAGACACGGCATGTTCGAGAATCTCAGCCTCATCATGCAGCTCGTCTAGTCCATAACCCAACTCGTGGAACAGGTATGTCTCAACCAACCGGTGCCGACGCACAATCTGAACCGCAAGCTCCTGCCCTTTGTCCGTCAACACGACATCTGCATAAGGGGCATGTTCCACCAAACCCTGTTTAGCTAAACGCTTAATCCCCTCTGAGGTTGTTGACGTGCGCTGCCCCAAGCGTTCAGCTATTTTGCCGAGGGTCGCCCGGTCATCGCCCCACTCGTGGAGGTCAAAAATGGCCTTCAGATAGTCCTGAGACTTATGTGGCAGATCCAAGACATGCATGGAGGCAAGTTTACGGGATGAACATCACAATTCATGCGAACTTGCTGCTGGCGGGGCAATTATGTGACTTATTGAGTAATTGAGAAAACACGCATTTCTCGAGTAAAATCCCGCCCCTATTGACAATCATTCTAATTATAGGTTTAAGTGTTCAAGTCATTGAACTTTTTATACCTTGAGAGTGAACATGTTGAACATACGCACGCACGGACACCACACCCGTACCAACACAACGCGCACAATCTTCGCAGCGTTGAGCGCCGCAACGCTCATCAGTAGCCTCGCCGCATGCAGCAGCGCTACCGATCATGAAGGCGGCAAACCCCGCGTCCTCACCACCTTCACCATTCTCGAAGACATCACCAGGACGATCGGGGGCGATGCCGTCGAAGTCAGCAGCATCACCGAACCCGGCGCGGAAATCCACGGCTACGATCCCACGCCATCCAACATCGCCGAAGCATCCAAAGCTGATCTCGTACTGGAAAACGGCCTGGGACTCGAACACTGGACAGACAAACTACTCGAGAACTCCAAGGCCAAACGAGTCACCGTCAGCGACGGCGTGGAGCCAATCAACATCGAAGGAACCGATTCCCCCAACCCCCATGCGTGGATGAGCCCGCGGCTGGTCAAGATCTACGTCGACAACATTGTTCGTGCTTTGAGCGACATCGATCCGAACCACAGCACCACATTTGAAAATAATGCGAAGGAGTACAAGAACAAGCTCGACGGAGTAGATAACAAACTCACTGAAGGGCTAGAAAAACTACCGAAGACGAAGCGTGCGCTCGTCACCTGCGAAGGAGCATTCAGCTACCTTGCGAAGGAAGCGGGAATGGAAGAGGGATACATCTGGCCAGTCAACACCAAGGGCGAAATCACCCCAGGCCAAATACGCCAGGCTGCGGACTTCGTCAAGGAACACCACGTACCCGCGGTATTCTGCGAATCCACCGTTGAGCACGGTCCGCAAGAACAACTCATGCGCGAAACCGGCGCTGCGGACGGCGGCACGCTCTACGTGGACTCCCTCTCTCCGGAAGACGGTCCAGTTCCTACTTATCTGGATCTCATCAACCATGACGTCACCACCATCGTGGAAGGCTTAAACAAATGACCGTAGCGCTACGCGCGCACAACATCAGCGTGCACTATGGTTCCGTCTCAGCACTGGAGAACGTGGACATCACCCTGCGCTATGGACAGATCCATGCACTCATCGGAACGAACGGATCGGGCAAGTCCACCCTCTTTAAGACTCTCATGGGACAGGTACAGCCAGACTCCGGACAGGTGGAATTGGACAACCCTGCGCCCGGTGCGGTGGCTTATGTCCCCCAGTCCGAGGCTGTGGACTGGAACTTCCCTATCCGCGTCAAGGACGTCGTGGCATGTGGACGACGAGCTGGTCGATGGGGCAGGTGGTGGGGCAGGCTGAGCACTGAGGACACGGCAATCGTCGATGAGGCCCTCGCCCGTACCGACCTCACTGACTACCGCAACCGGCAGATCGGCCGCCTCTCCGGTGGCCAAAAAAAGCGCACATTCGTGGCACGAGGTTTGGCTCAACAGGCCCGCATACTCTTTCTTGACGAACCCTTTGCCGGTGTCGACGCCACAAACCAACGCCACATGACTGAATTACTGAGAAGCATCAGCGCGGAAGGAGCAGCCATTCTGATCAGCACCCACGACCTCGACAAGCTCTCTGAGCTCGCCGATGAAGTAACGTTGCTTAACCGTACAGTCATCGCCCACGGAAGCGTTGATGAAGTACTACAGCCTGAGAAGCTACTCGCCGCCTTTGGAGATGGTGCTGCCTCATGAGCCAGCTCGTAGAACCATTTCAATATGCATTCATCCAGCAAGGCCTACTGGTAGTGACCTTTGTGGCCATCGCCGCAGGACTTCTGTCCTGTTGGCTGATTCTCGTCGGCTGGTCCCTACTCGGCGACGCGATCTCTCACGCAGTGTTGCCCGGCGTGGTTCTCGCTTTCGCACTGGGACTCCCCTTCGCTGTGGGTGCGCTTGCTGCAGCGTTGTTGGCCGTTGCACTTGTGCATGGTGTCGGTAGCCGAACATCGCTCAGGGAAGACACGAGTATCGGCATCGTGTTCACCTCCCTATTCGCCATCGGTTTAGTTTTGATTTCCGTCACACCAGCTTCCGGCTACACGCAAGAAATACTCTTCGGAAACCTCCTGGGAGTATCAAAGTCGTCGTTTGTTCAGGTGATGATCTGCAGCACCGTCGCGATCATTATTGCGTTGGTATGTCGCCGAGCATTTACCATGTGGGCGTTCGATCCGATTCATACCGGCACACTCGGTTTTCCCGTGAAGCTCATCAGTGCTCTGCTGCTCATCGCCATGGCGATGGTTGTTGTCTCTGGAGTTCAGGCCGTCGGTGTAATTCTTGTCGTGGCTCTCCTCATCACCCCGGGGGCTATCGCCTATCTACTCACAACAAAGTTTGAGCGCATGCTTATTATCGCTCCCCTCGTGGCGTGGATTAGTGGCGTCGGAGGCATCATCCTCAGCTATCACCTCGACATTTCCAGTGGTGGAACGATTGTCGCGGTGCAGTCGAGTATTTTTGCTGTGGTGTACCTGTTTGGCCCTCGGGAAGGGTTGGTCACCCGTCTCATCACCCGCCGACAAACCCACCAGGCTTAACTTGCTTCATCCAGGGCTAGCCAGTCTTTATTCGCCGCAGTGACCGCTGCGGCGAACACCAACCGGCACAAGATCCTCTTGACCGTTGTGAGCCATCTCTATGGCTAACACCACGTGGCACTTATCATCGCGCCGGTTACCGCCGGGAAACAGTTGCCGCCTGTCGGGTTAATTCTGAATCTTCTTCAAAGCCTCGCGGAAATTCTGGACCGCATCCTTGAGACGGCGATCCGCTTCACCCGGCTTGTCCATTTCTAAGCCCACCAACGGGTAACGGATGTCCATTGGGATTTCCGAATCGCTCAGCCCCAATTTTCGAGCATCCCTGATGACATTTTCAGCTGCCTGCAATCCTGATTCCCCTGA is a window encoding:
- a CDS encoding Ppx/GppA phosphatase family protein, with translation MTDKQGNRRFAGIDCGTNSIRLVISEVLPDGSLRELNRDNIIVRLGQGVDATGRFADEALERVDAALATYADRMVGYGVEDVMMGATSATRDAENREEFFSLTARHLSRVKDGLCAEVISGEREAELSFNGAVMDLGELDPQERVCVIDLGGGSTEFVVRTADGAVDQAYSANMGCVRLTERYLHTQPPTKQEIAAAQDYVQQLLKDVQQTVELATVERVVGVAGTMTTMSSLTLGLTEYDPERNHMSTHKLEDFRATARDLLNRTTDQRMQLGPMHPGRADVIGGGAVVVDAITTLFLNQGLMTITISEKDILDGILAEVVKRNR
- a CDS encoding DUF501 domain-containing protein, with product MAVSEADLDIMETQLGRRPRGAVEVSYRTPDGQPAVVKTKPRLDDGTPFPTLYYLTDPRLTAEASRLEVAGVMKTMQARLAEDEELAADYQAAHEHYLAERNAMEDLGTDFSGGGMPDRVKCLHVLIAYALAEGPERVRLGTEAVALAGEHNPKLVGTALPADWPSAQSLGTSMSTASTEEL
- a CDS encoding ABC transporter ATP-binding protein: MTASSPQISSTVTQNPTSSELVVEVRGLYKSFGNSKALRGLDLSVYRGSIHGFLGPNGAGKSTTIRTLLGLLSPEKAAGTVVKLLGYSPHNHPEVLRRVGYVPGEVALWPNLTGEETLRALEKLRGVSVDRGKERQLISDFCLDTSRKVREYSTGNRRKVLLVAAFSFNAELYIFDEPTAGLDPLMENVFTQWCCQERDRGASILLSSHIMSEVEKLCDHITVIKEGYAVDTGSVADLRHLSDVVITAVKPSPSSGESSTERVTITVPRDQSAERLRRLLDDGAQDITCNPASLEQIFLHHYELGEPYRESTRDREKSGEVEQ
- a CDS encoding septum formation initiator family protein, which gives rise to MTDKRDRSAGGFRGSHRDSARVKDGRKQGRSTPRSGARGSSRAASRTSREERLAAQERRHASRRMATEKIEAQREAERVIVARDRDAAEIAKAQRSRTTKVNKEPEGVEPSDLRQRLPRARSVERQEHLRERAQAVPARIARSFKQLPQKVNPAVLTVAAFLVIFLAVSIAPPLRNYFSQRAELAELNAQIDHKTQQRDQLTEELNRYNNNDYIREQARTRLGLIEPGESVYRILSPKIQANPAGSTPGVEEEQGGQRGEWYEQLWDAIATPPPEEKPTGNHVIDNQLPTVPEDNSGHNQ
- the eno gene encoding phosphopyruvate hydratase, with translation MAEIMQIIAREILDSRGNPTVEVEVGLDDGSIGRAAVPSGASTGVHEAHELRDGDDRYLGKGVSKAVDNVINEIDEELAGYEADDQRAIDQAMIKLDGTENKSRLGANAILGVSMAVAHAAAESAGLPLFRYVGGPNGHVLPVPMMNILNGGAHADSGVDVQEFMIAPIGAESFSEALRMGTEVYHSLKKVIKNKGLSTGLGDEGGFAPSVESTKAALDLIVDAIEAAGYKVGADVALALDVASSEFYKDGKYHFEGGEHTAEEMAKVYEELIAAYPIVSIEDPLQEDDWEGYTKLTAAIGDKVQLVGDDFFVTNPARLQEGIEKKAANALLVKVNQIGTLTETFDAVELAHRNGYRTMMSHRSGETEDVTIADLAVALNCGQIKTGAPARSERVAKYNQLLRIEQILGDAAEYAGRSAFPRFQG
- a CDS encoding lytic transglycosylase domain-containing protein — protein: MLVVVALLAVIALVGFLVAAMTSKGHSSSERMPVPSDVPPAAAQPAPNINIHGSGRSALQLRQWAEPLAEKTGIPVQALMAYGNAEVIARQTRPECGITWNTLAGLGYVETLHGTYDGQHYGVSKLNDEGFAEPPIFGPQLNGGEFARVEDSDHGKLDGDKEFDRAMGPMQFIPQAWETYGVDANGDGKSSPQNIDDAAAAAVRLLCDFHRNLATPEGWTKAIHAYNLSDEYVIKVRDAAANYALNQTPSRF
- a CDS encoding metal-dependent transcriptional regulator; its protein translation is MHVLDLPHKSQDYLKAIFDLHEWGDDRATLGKIAERLGQRTSTTSEGIKRLAKQGLVEHAPYADVVLTDKGQELAVQIVRRHRLVETYLFHELGYGLDELHDEAEILEHAVSDRFLERISARMGHPQRDPHGDPIPSITGAVNVPEVLSLSDATCGALYLVDRISDRDPELLRYLRDRGVLPGVTLRMRERPYPELAELEIVGGCQPSASGARVQLPIQSLSAVLCEEATDHAETQGKAASHAETQGKAVSHTETQGKAASHAETSVRRNSNADAGLEDNDGAAMPGTGVMP